The following proteins are encoded in a genomic region of Gemmatimonadaceae bacterium:
- a CDS encoding ChbG/HpnK family deacetylase produces the protein MLLVSSASTLSATARGQTDVAKRAPATDPIYLVIRSDDAGMSHSVNMALERLIETGMPVSTSVMFACPWYQETVEMLKRHPSVSVGVHLTLNSEWKNYRWGPVSGRGTVPTLVDDEGYFFATSEALYQHHPDLKEVERELRAQIDRALRSGLKIDYVDYHMGTATRYPEFRDLTERLAHEYGLGMSQYFGEARADPQYEAAPAAKTDSLLALVHRLQPGVNLVVTHLGIDNEELGALLDMNTDGGLPEMSKNRQGELTAVTSRRFSEALKARDVRLITYRQLIDMQGLKSMRRPGGS, from the coding sequence TTGCTCCTTGTCAGTTCGGCGTCAACCCTCTCGGCGACCGCTCGCGGTCAGACCGATGTCGCGAAGCGTGCGCCAGCGACGGATCCGATCTATCTCGTGATCCGGAGCGACGACGCGGGCATGAGCCACAGCGTCAACATGGCGCTCGAGCGGCTCATCGAGACGGGCATGCCCGTCTCGACCTCCGTGATGTTCGCCTGCCCCTGGTATCAGGAGACGGTCGAGATGCTCAAGCGGCATCCCAGCGTCTCGGTCGGAGTTCACCTAACGCTCAACTCCGAGTGGAAGAACTACCGCTGGGGACCGGTGTCGGGTCGGGGCACGGTGCCGACGCTCGTCGACGACGAAGGGTATTTCTTCGCGACCTCGGAAGCACTCTATCAGCATCATCCGGATTTGAAGGAAGTCGAACGGGAGCTGCGTGCGCAGATCGATCGCGCACTCCGGTCGGGGCTCAAGATCGATTACGTCGATTATCACATGGGTACGGCAACGCGGTATCCCGAGTTTCGCGATCTCACCGAGCGACTCGCCCACGAGTACGGGCTGGGCATGTCGCAGTACTTCGGGGAAGCGCGAGCGGACCCTCAATATGAAGCGGCGCCGGCGGCGAAGACCGACAGCTTGCTCGCGCTCGTGCATCGCCTTCAGCCGGGCGTCAACCTCGTCGTCACCCATCTCGGGATCGACAACGAGGAGCTCGGCGCACTGCTCGACATGAACACCGATGGCGGGCTACCCGAGATGAGCAAGAATCGTCAGGGCGAGCTTACTGCGGTGACTTCACGTCGTTTCAGCGAGGCACTCAAGGCTCGCGACGTTAGGCTGATCACGTACCGTCAGTTGATCGACATGCAGGGCCTGAAGTCCATGCGACGACCAGGAGGATCATAA
- a CDS encoding SusC/RagA family TonB-linked outer membrane protein has protein sequence MEKMKFVRHSFRRARPHRLVAVALGFLFALMLGRPAFGQQVSVSGKVTNTSGLPLRGVAVQVQGTTTRATTDANGRYTVAAASNGILDFTLLGQRSVQVPVSGRATVDVEMTPIAFLQEMVVTAYAEQRRADITGAVSSAKVETVEEQTGASVLQRLDVAVPGVTVDASGSPGSRSTVRIRGISSFQNNDPLYIVDGIPVQDSYVNWLNPEDITSIQVLKDASAASIYGSRASNGVIVIETTKHGNIGPPRTTLSLRTGVATPTNGYDSFLLTNAIDYYKVVVASYQNAGLTPPLNIFGSATSPTVPKYIWPNNCGPAGVAGPCNTVDPSTYSYPTSLIMPGSQGTDWWKAVFGSAPVRDLNANVSGGSTENAYSVSGNYFDQNGTAKYNDYRRGTVRANTDFHRGKWNFGENLGVGMDRSFGGIADDAFGEGNILGKNILMQPVVPVYDIAGNFASGKATSLGNNTNPLKIAYEARNDRAENDRVFGNVFAGYNLFEPLTVRTRFGFNLGQSTFNGYSPITPENSEPTSNNSINQNQNQFVDWTLSNTAQFVKGYGRSNFDVLAGQESNAGFNKYLQCNIANLLNTVPDSRYCQDALGDATTNKAFSNGGEYALLSFFGKVGYNFADRYVASVTVRRDGSSRLGQQWGTFPAFGLGWHVTNESWFPKGNFISDLNIRYGYGVTGNQLIPPGRIVSQFGGSTGATFYDIGGTKNGIVPGYRITSIGDPNLKWEEDHSRNIGADMSLLQNNLNLIVDVYHRITNNLLFNPALPGTAGTADAPIVNVGSMQNNGVEFSLTHTGSWWNVGFNGSHYANKILKIAGDQTSFVGPVGIRFGNPVINEVGHPIGAFYGYVAQGYFSDAADAAAHTADPVTGKCTAYCQTGAAPGRIKFADINHDGKIDLNDRQVIGSPDPSFTGGLDLGAHRGNFDINATVFGTFGNKIFDAQKQFYVFRNFDTNVRKDLLANSWTPTNQNAKYPILDVNDSYSYALSSYYVENGSYVRLRTLQIGYHIPGNSPFVGRILSGGRIYLQADNLFTITGYEGLDPALSALNVTGAAGDVRDQFRGVDQGTYPSNKIFSIGINTTF, from the coding sequence ATGGAGAAGATGAAGTTCGTTAGGCATTCGTTCCGGAGGGCCCGACCGCATCGGCTTGTCGCCGTCGCGCTGGGCTTCTTGTTCGCGCTGATGCTGGGGCGACCAGCGTTCGGCCAACAGGTATCGGTCTCCGGTAAGGTCACCAACACGTCCGGGCTGCCACTGCGCGGTGTCGCCGTGCAGGTGCAGGGCACGACCACGCGCGCGACCACCGACGCGAACGGGCGATACACCGTTGCGGCTGCGTCGAACGGCATTCTCGATTTCACCCTCCTCGGTCAACGGAGCGTCCAGGTTCCCGTCAGCGGGCGGGCGACGGTCGACGTCGAGATGACCCCGATTGCCTTCCTGCAGGAGATGGTCGTCACTGCGTACGCCGAACAGCGGCGCGCTGACATTACCGGCGCCGTATCCAGCGCAAAGGTCGAAACGGTCGAAGAGCAGACCGGCGCCAGCGTGCTGCAGCGTCTCGACGTGGCCGTCCCTGGTGTGACGGTCGACGCGAGCGGATCGCCAGGCTCGCGCAGCACGGTGCGCATCCGCGGCATCAGCTCGTTCCAGAACAACGACCCGCTCTACATCGTCGACGGCATCCCGGTTCAGGACTCGTATGTGAACTGGCTGAACCCCGAGGACATCACCTCGATTCAGGTGTTGAAGGATGCTTCCGCCGCGTCGATTTACGGTTCACGCGCGAGCAACGGCGTCATCGTGATCGAGACGACCAAGCATGGCAACATTGGGCCACCGCGTACGACGTTGAGCTTGCGCACGGGCGTCGCGACGCCCACGAATGGCTACGACAGCTTCCTGCTCACGAACGCGATCGACTACTACAAAGTGGTCGTCGCGAGCTACCAGAACGCGGGCCTCACGCCGCCGTTGAATATCTTCGGCAGCGCGACCAGCCCGACGGTTCCGAAGTACATCTGGCCGAATAACTGCGGACCGGCCGGCGTCGCCGGTCCATGCAACACTGTCGATCCCAGCACGTACTCGTATCCGACCAGCCTGATCATGCCGGGAAGCCAGGGCACGGACTGGTGGAAGGCGGTGTTCGGCTCGGCTCCCGTAAGAGATCTGAACGCCAACGTCTCGGGCGGCAGCACGGAGAACGCGTACTCGGTCTCCGGCAATTACTTCGATCAAAATGGTACGGCGAAGTACAACGACTATCGCCGGGGGACGGTCCGGGCCAACACCGACTTCCACCGCGGCAAGTGGAACTTCGGCGAGAACCTCGGCGTCGGCATGGATCGGTCGTTCGGCGGTATCGCGGACGATGCCTTCGGCGAAGGCAACATCCTTGGTAAGAACATTCTCATGCAGCCGGTCGTGCCGGTTTACGACATCGCCGGCAACTTCGCCTCGGGAAAAGCGACGAGCCTGGGCAACAATACGAATCCCCTCAAGATTGCTTACGAGGCACGGAACGATCGAGCCGAGAACGACCGGGTCTTTGGCAACGTGTTCGCCGGCTACAACCTCTTCGAGCCGCTCACGGTGCGAACTCGGTTCGGTTTCAACCTCGGGCAGAGCACGTTCAACGGCTACAGTCCGATCACGCCGGAGAACTCCGAGCCGACGTCGAACAACTCGATCAACCAGAACCAGAACCAGTTCGTCGACTGGACGCTGAGCAATACCGCGCAGTTCGTGAAGGGCTACGGCCGGAGCAACTTCGACGTCCTGGCCGGCCAGGAGAGCAACGCGGGCTTCAACAAGTACCTGCAGTGCAATATCGCCAACCTGCTCAACACGGTCCCGGATTCGCGTTACTGCCAGGACGCGCTCGGCGACGCGACCACCAACAAGGCGTTCAGCAACGGCGGCGAGTACGCGCTGCTTTCGTTCTTCGGCAAGGTCGGCTACAACTTCGCGGACCGCTACGTCGCGAGCGTCACCGTTAGGCGCGATGGTTCGTCCCGACTGGGCCAGCAGTGGGGAACCTTCCCCGCTTTCGGCCTCGGCTGGCACGTCACGAACGAGTCGTGGTTCCCGAAAGGCAACTTTATCTCCGACCTGAACATCCGGTACGGATACGGCGTTACCGGCAACCAGCTGATTCCGCCGGGACGCATCGTATCGCAGTTCGGCGGCAGCACGGGCGCCACGTTCTACGACATCGGCGGCACGAAGAACGGTATTGTGCCTGGCTACCGGATCACGTCGATCGGGGACCCGAACCTGAAGTGGGAAGAGGATCATTCGCGGAACATCGGCGCCGACATGTCGCTCCTCCAGAACAACCTGAATCTCATCGTCGACGTCTACCATCGCATCACGAACAACCTGCTCTTCAACCCGGCGCTCCCGGGCACCGCGGGGACCGCTGACGCCCCGATCGTGAACGTCGGCAGCATGCAGAACAACGGCGTCGAGTTTTCACTCACCCACACTGGTTCGTGGTGGAATGTCGGCTTCAACGGCAGCCATTACGCGAACAAGATCCTCAAGATTGCTGGCGACCAGACCTCCTTCGTCGGCCCGGTCGGCATCCGCTTCGGTAATCCGGTGATCAACGAGGTGGGTCATCCAATCGGCGCCTTCTACGGTTACGTCGCGCAGGGCTACTTCAGCGACGCGGCCGATGCCGCAGCGCACACCGCCGATCCCGTCACCGGAAAGTGCACCGCTTATTGCCAGACTGGAGCTGCGCCGGGGCGCATCAAGTTCGCGGATATCAATCACGACGGGAAAATCGATCTGAACGACCGTCAGGTGATCGGCAGCCCGGATCCTAGCTTCACGGGAGGTCTCGATCTCGGCGCCCACCGCGGCAACTTCGATATAAACGCCACCGTGTTTGGGACGTTCGGCAACAAGATCTTCGACGCACAGAAGCAATTCTACGTGTTCCGCAACTTCGACACGAACGTGCGCAAGGACTTGCTCGCCAACTCGTGGACGCCGACGAATCAGAACGCGAAGTACCCGATTCTCGACGTCAACGACAGCTACAGCTACGCGCTCAGCAGCTACTACGTCGAAAACGGTTCGTACGTCCGGCTGCGCACCTTGCAGATCGGCTACCACATCCCTGGGAACTCGCCGTTCGTCGGACGTATTCTCTCAGGCGGCCGCATCTATCTGCAAGCCGACAATCTGTTCACGATCACGGGCTACGAAGGTCTGGACCCGGCGCTTTCGGCACTGAACGTCACCGGCGCGGCCGGAGACGTACGCGATCAGTTCCGTGGCGTGGATCAGGGCACGTACCCGTCGAACAAGATTTTCTCCATCGGCATCAACACCACCTTCTAA
- a CDS encoding RagB/SusD family nutrient uptake outer membrane protein, translating to MNLTPKYRLLAVAGSMLAGALVLYGCKNFLTDNSTPQATVSGETLKTKSGVEGTLIAAYRSLDCNYQTAAWGCAVSNWVFGSVASDDAYEGSQAGDQPGVEQIELFNWNAPDAEGYLDAKWVSMYDGIARANATINLLKEVTATPGIISAADAAGIRGEAMFLRAHYHFEAYRMWGNIPYYRDNDNDFRKPNETKQQVEADLLRDLDSAIALLPATPRNAQIGRATSWTAMAYKGRVQMYKGDYAGAVTTLKAVQASGVYKLETSFDHVWTGFKQYQNGPETIFAYQASANDGNGDGENSNFGERLNFPSAGSPFGCCGFHQPSQNLVNYFQVDATGLPLALSSATWNANSNNFNGSNNTVAVDPRIDFTVGRDAVPFKDWGLHGAGWVRSIPHGGFYSAKKNTHENASGAQSNVGWTNTQLNSVNIHIFRYGDLLLMLAEAEAQTGDLAGATALVNQIRTRAGQTVQGCGLPVDAKASAAEVAAYPTCAGHSELVVAGPLSGGGTLGTTVEPWATYRIGLYPTFTSAAQALAAIQAERRLELAMEGQRFFDLRRWAIADVTLNAYVNGVGGGAEKNRVQTVPSTLQYVQQFGGAVPYVKGKYDFYPIPDQEIQLSKSGGKANLTQNTGW from the coding sequence ATGAATCTCACACCGAAATACCGACTGCTAGCGGTGGCGGGTTCCATGCTCGCCGGTGCGCTGGTGCTCTATGGTTGTAAGAACTTCCTCACGGACAACTCGACCCCACAGGCGACCGTAAGTGGCGAAACGCTCAAGACCAAGTCGGGCGTCGAGGGTACGCTCATCGCCGCGTACCGCTCCCTGGACTGTAACTATCAGACGGCCGCGTGGGGTTGCGCGGTGAGTAACTGGGTGTTCGGCAGCGTCGCGAGCGATGACGCGTACGAGGGTTCTCAGGCTGGAGACCAGCCGGGCGTCGAACAGATCGAGCTGTTTAACTGGAATGCGCCGGACGCCGAGGGCTACCTCGACGCGAAGTGGGTCTCGATGTACGACGGTATCGCACGCGCCAACGCGACGATTAACCTGCTCAAGGAAGTCACGGCAACGCCGGGCATCATCTCCGCGGCAGATGCGGCCGGGATCCGGGGCGAGGCGATGTTCTTGCGGGCGCACTACCACTTCGAGGCGTACCGCATGTGGGGGAACATTCCCTATTATCGAGACAATGACAACGACTTCCGAAAGCCTAACGAGACAAAGCAGCAAGTCGAAGCAGATTTGCTGAGGGATCTCGACTCGGCGATCGCGCTCCTTCCGGCAACGCCACGCAACGCCCAGATCGGTCGCGCCACGAGCTGGACGGCGATGGCTTACAAGGGTCGAGTCCAGATGTACAAGGGCGATTATGCTGGCGCCGTCACTACGCTCAAGGCCGTGCAAGCGAGCGGCGTATACAAACTCGAGACGAGCTTCGACCACGTCTGGACCGGTTTCAAGCAGTATCAGAACGGACCGGAGACGATCTTCGCCTATCAGGCATCGGCCAATGACGGAAATGGCGATGGCGAAAACTCGAACTTCGGCGAGCGATTGAATTTCCCGAGCGCCGGCAGCCCGTTCGGCTGCTGCGGTTTCCATCAGCCCTCGCAGAACCTGGTGAACTATTTCCAGGTAGACGCGACTGGACTGCCGCTCGCGCTCTCGAGCGCGACCTGGAACGCGAACAGCAACAACTTCAACGGTTCCAACAACACGGTGGCGGTCGATCCACGCATCGATTTCACCGTCGGCCGCGATGCCGTTCCGTTCAAGGATTGGGGCCTTCACGGCGCGGGTTGGGTGCGGTCGATTCCGCACGGCGGCTTCTACTCGGCGAAGAAGAACACACACGAGAACGCGAGCGGCGCGCAGAGCAACGTCGGCTGGACGAACACGCAATTGAACTCCGTCAACATTCATATCTTCCGCTACGGTGACCTGTTGCTGATGCTCGCCGAGGCTGAGGCGCAGACGGGTGACTTGGCTGGAGCGACGGCACTCGTGAATCAGATCCGTACACGTGCGGGCCAGACTGTTCAGGGCTGCGGCTTGCCGGTCGATGCTAAAGCTTCCGCTGCGGAAGTCGCGGCGTATCCGACGTGCGCCGGTCACTCCGAGCTCGTGGTGGCGGGTCCGCTAAGCGGCGGCGGCACGCTCGGTACGACGGTTGAGCCTTGGGCAACGTACCGAATCGGATTGTACCCGACGTTTACGAGCGCAGCGCAGGCGCTGGCAGCGATCCAGGCCGAGCGTCGCCTCGAGTTGGCGATGGAAGGCCAGCGGTTCTTCGATCTTCGCCGCTGGGCCATTGCTGACGTCACATTGAACGCCTACGTGAATGGCGTTGGCGGTGGTGCGGAGAAAAACCGAGTCCAAACGGTCCCGAGCACGCTCCAGTATGTGCAGCAGTTCGGGGGAGCCGTTCCCTACGTCAAAGGCAAGTACGATTTCTATCCGATTCCCGACCAGGAAATTCAGTTGAGCAAGTCGGGTGGGAAGGCTAACCTGACGCAGAATACTGGCTGGTAA
- a CDS encoding VCBS repeat-containing protein — translation MFKLLKADQTGITFANTITTNDSLNVQTDVYVYNGAGVAIGDIDNDGLPDIFFAGNQVSSRLYLNKGHMRFEDITEHAGLKTNRWATGVSMVDINNDGYLDIYVSVAGPEWSKGADRANLLFINNGDRTFTESAAKYGIADTNFTTQAAWLDYNGDGCLDLFLLNNSPKDFTRGVSSQPSGVRGTTPGSYNELYRNNCNGTFTNVSKEAGILEDVGFGLGVVVSDFNGDGWPDIYVSNDGMPNDVLYINNGNGTFTNTASRSLRHTSQSGMGVDAADFNNDGWPDILQADMLPHDLARRKRMSGFMSYGNLLDSRGRGFRDDYAQNSLQLNSGVTPKGDPSLRPGQAPFFSEISRLAGVSATDWSWSTLFADFDNDGYKDIFIGNGYPKAVNDLDYVGAAVPAKRRGNTRQALELLAQLPGYNLPNYVFRNNGDLTFTDKSKAWGMDQPSFSYGAAYADLDNDGRLDLVINNVDSPAFIYQNVAPNDDRHHYLRVKLEGEPPNRGGIGATLTLSAGAQKQYIYETPYRGFMSTVDARPHFGLGAAQRVDTLDVAWPDGRRQVLTNLGVDREVVVRQSDAGARQSHSTSGGESKTVFQAVDSGRAIAYKHQTVSMIDYTIQPLLPYMLSHHGPPVAAADVNGDGLDDVFIGGAAGIPGKLFLQQKDGSFVESSAGQPWEADKAYEDWGAVFFDANGDGLPDLYVTSGGYQLSAESPLLQDRLYINKGGGRFERDAQALPPMLTSKGVVRVGDFNGDGKPDLFVAGRLTPRNYPHPTRSYILRNDGGRFTDVTEQLVPELVHPGGMITDAAWVDFDGDGRLDLVTAGEWMPIQFFHNDGRRFTDVTKSTGLPPTRGWWYSLAVGDFDHDGKPDIVAGNLGLNYTYTTSKDTTFGVYAGDFTGNRRTQVVLTQRVGDAEYSLDGMTPLGREIYQLALRFPTYASFADATIAKMFTPDQRKEALHYEADTFASMYLHNDGKGHFTAAPLPNLAQIAPIRAMVVDDVDGDGQLDLVLAGNLYDAEPNTPRADAGDGLWLRGDGKGHFTPVTTRQSGLLAPLDVAGMALIRTPTGKALIIANTGDSLQTFAIRNNKKTIARPQRPGD, via the coding sequence GTGTTCAAGCTCCTGAAGGCGGACCAAACCGGCATTACGTTCGCCAACACCATCACGACGAACGATTCGCTGAACGTCCAGACGGACGTCTACGTCTACAACGGCGCCGGCGTGGCCATCGGCGACATCGACAACGACGGTCTCCCGGACATCTTCTTCGCCGGAAACCAGGTCTCGAGCCGCCTGTACCTGAACAAGGGTCACATGCGCTTCGAGGACATCACCGAACATGCCGGGCTGAAGACCAATCGATGGGCAACTGGCGTCAGCATGGTGGACATCAACAACGATGGCTATCTGGATATCTACGTCTCCGTCGCGGGGCCCGAGTGGTCGAAAGGAGCGGATCGCGCGAATCTCCTTTTCATCAATAACGGCGATCGGACCTTCACCGAGTCCGCGGCAAAGTATGGCATCGCTGATACGAACTTCACGACGCAGGCGGCCTGGCTGGATTACAACGGCGATGGCTGCCTCGATCTCTTTCTCCTCAACAACTCGCCCAAGGATTTCACGCGCGGCGTGAGTAGCCAGCCGAGCGGCGTCCGCGGGACGACACCGGGCAGCTACAACGAGCTCTATCGCAACAACTGCAACGGGACGTTCACCAACGTCTCGAAGGAAGCAGGCATTCTCGAGGACGTGGGATTCGGGCTCGGCGTCGTCGTCAGCGACTTCAACGGCGACGGCTGGCCGGACATCTACGTGTCGAACGACGGGATGCCTAACGACGTGCTGTACATCAACAATGGCAACGGGACGTTCACGAACACCGCCTCGCGATCGCTCCGCCACACGAGCCAATCCGGAATGGGTGTCGACGCCGCCGATTTCAACAACGACGGGTGGCCCGACATCCTGCAGGCGGACATGCTCCCGCATGATCTCGCGCGCCGCAAGCGCATGAGCGGCTTCATGAGCTACGGGAATCTGCTCGATTCGCGCGGGCGCGGATTTCGGGACGACTACGCGCAGAACTCGCTGCAGCTCAATAGCGGCGTCACGCCAAAGGGCGACCCTTCGCTGCGCCCAGGGCAGGCTCCGTTCTTCAGCGAGATCTCACGCCTGGCTGGCGTCTCGGCGACCGATTGGAGCTGGAGCACGCTCTTCGCCGACTTCGACAACGACGGTTACAAGGACATCTTCATCGGGAACGGATACCCGAAGGCGGTCAACGATCTCGACTATGTCGGCGCCGCCGTGCCAGCGAAGCGCCGCGGCAACACACGGCAGGCGCTGGAGCTGCTCGCGCAGCTACCCGGCTACAATCTTCCAAACTACGTCTTTCGCAACAACGGCGACCTCACGTTCACCGACAAGAGCAAGGCGTGGGGAATGGATCAGCCGAGCTTCTCGTATGGCGCGGCGTACGCAGATCTGGACAACGACGGCCGGCTCGATCTGGTCATCAACAACGTCGACTCGCCAGCCTTCATTTATCAGAACGTTGCGCCTAACGACGACCGACATCACTATCTCCGAGTCAAGCTCGAGGGGGAGCCGCCGAATCGAGGCGGTATCGGTGCGACGTTGACGCTGTCGGCGGGCGCACAGAAGCAATACATCTACGAGACGCCGTATCGCGGCTTCATGTCGACGGTGGACGCGCGGCCGCATTTCGGCCTCGGCGCGGCGCAACGGGTCGACACGCTCGACGTCGCGTGGCCGGACGGGCGGCGCCAGGTACTCACGAACCTCGGCGTCGATCGCGAAGTGGTCGTTAGGCAGTCCGATGCGGGCGCGCGTCAATCTCACAGCACGTCTGGCGGTGAATCAAAGACCGTTTTCCAGGCAGTCGATTCTGGCCGCGCCATCGCGTACAAGCATCAGACCGTGTCGATGATCGATTATACGATTCAACCGTTGCTCCCGTACATGCTCTCGCACCACGGGCCGCCCGTCGCCGCGGCGGACGTGAATGGGGACGGCCTCGACGACGTGTTCATCGGCGGCGCCGCCGGTATCCCGGGCAAGCTCTTTCTCCAGCAAAAGGACGGCAGCTTCGTCGAGTCGAGCGCAGGGCAGCCGTGGGAGGCGGACAAGGCCTACGAGGATTGGGGCGCCGTCTTCTTCGACGCCAACGGCGACGGGCTCCCCGATCTGTACGTCACGAGCGGCGGATACCAGCTGTCAGCGGAGTCTCCGCTACTCCAAGATCGCCTCTACATCAACAAAGGCGGCGGACGATTCGAGCGCGACGCGCAGGCGCTACCGCCGATGTTGACGAGCAAGGGCGTCGTGCGCGTTGGCGATTTCAACGGTGATGGCAAGCCCGATCTGTTCGTGGCCGGCCGCCTAACGCCACGCAACTATCCGCACCCGACGAGAAGCTACATCCTCCGTAACGATGGCGGTCGCTTCACGGACGTCACGGAGCAGCTCGTGCCCGAGCTCGTGCATCCAGGCGGCATGATCACCGACGCTGCGTGGGTCGACTTCGACGGCGACGGACGACTCGACCTCGTCACGGCGGGCGAATGGATGCCGATCCAGTTCTTTCACAACGATGGGCGTCGATTCACCGACGTCACGAAATCGACGGGGTTGCCACCGACGCGCGGCTGGTGGTACAGCCTTGCCGTCGGCGACTTCGACCACGATGGCAAACCGGACATCGTTGCCGGCAACCTGGGGCTCAACTATACGTACACGACTTCGAAGGACACGACCTTTGGGGTTTACGCGGGCGATTTCACGGGCAACCGGCGGACCCAGGTTGTGCTCACACAGCGAGTCGGCGATGCGGAATACTCGCTCGATGGAATGACGCCCCTGGGCCGCGAGATCTATCAGCTTGCATTGCGCTTCCCGACGTACGCCTCCTTCGCTGACGCGACGATCGCGAAGATGTTCACGCCGGATCAGCGCAAAGAGGCGCTGCATTACGAGGCAGACACGTTCGCCAGCATGTATCTCCATAACGACGGCAAGGGGCATTTCACGGCCGCGCCGCTTCCCAACCTGGCGCAGATCGCGCCGATCCGGGCGATGGTGGTCGACGATGTCGATGGCGACGGGCAGCTCGATCTCGTGCTCGCCGGGAATCTCTACGACGCCGAGCCGAACACGCCCCGTGCGGATGCCGGCGATGGGTTATGGCTGCGCGGCGACGGCAAAGGGCATTTCACGCCGGTGACGACGCGGCAGAGCGGCCTTCTCGCGCCACTCGACGTCGCCGGAATGGCGCTGATCAGAACCCCGACGGGTAAGGCGCTGATCATCGCCAACACGGGCGATTCGCTGCAGACGTTCGCGATTAGAAACAATAAAAAAACAATCGCCCGGCCGCAGAGGCCGGGCGATTGA
- a CDS encoding asparagine synthase-related protein yields the protein MNRPLPISRVINLIPEASQRLWSIDEAEARRRLLASDLGNVLDIDGSFALVAQDGERVVLARSLDRPMRYFLAKAVDGPALIVAERIDEIAAQLSHHGWSDQFHPSYTRMVPAHHVTTLRLVGCPDPNPVHRRFFDPPRGTLPNDLDLIGRHYVEAVYGELRRWLAVQKTGAPIGVPFSGGIDSGAVLLCLYKLLLNEGESPARLKAFTLSVDGEGQDARQAREFLSRANLEMLGETIEVSSNVLDPLRAVAVIEDYKPLDVDCAAVNLALLAGVRERYPDWQLLVDGDGGDENLKDYPIEANSELTIRSVVNNRMLYQEGWGVESIKHSLTYSGGYSRGCVRSYACARACGFEGFSPYTRPAVIAVAEAIPFAELTKGSHELLYALKGEIVFRGVRSVLGLEMPVFAKRRFQHGSVSAAQAARLFPENEMRYRSHFETLHLHRTTAAPVASV from the coding sequence ATGAACCGACCGTTGCCTATTTCCCGCGTCATCAATCTGATCCCTGAAGCGTCGCAGCGTCTCTGGTCGATCGACGAGGCCGAGGCGCGTCGACGGCTCCTCGCGAGTGACCTCGGCAATGTCCTCGACATCGACGGATCGTTCGCGCTGGTGGCGCAAGACGGAGAGCGCGTCGTGCTCGCGCGAAGCCTCGACCGGCCCATGCGCTACTTCCTCGCGAAGGCGGTAGACGGCCCCGCGCTCATCGTCGCCGAACGGATCGACGAGATCGCGGCGCAGCTCTCGCATCATGGATGGTCCGACCAGTTCCATCCCAGTTACACCCGGATGGTCCCGGCGCACCATGTGACGACGCTACGACTCGTCGGTTGCCCGGATCCCAATCCCGTGCACCGGCGGTTCTTCGATCCGCCGCGCGGCACGCTGCCTAACGATCTCGATCTGATCGGCCGGCACTACGTCGAGGCGGTCTATGGGGAGCTGCGCCGCTGGCTCGCCGTGCAGAAAACCGGGGCGCCGATCGGCGTGCCGTTCTCGGGCGGCATCGACAGCGGCGCCGTGCTGCTGTGTCTCTACAAGCTGTTGCTCAACGAGGGAGAGTCTCCAGCGCGCCTCAAGGCCTTCACGCTCTCGGTAGACGGGGAAGGGCAGGACGCTCGTCAGGCGCGCGAGTTTCTCAGCCGGGCCAACCTCGAGATGCTCGGGGAAACGATCGAGGTCTCGTCGAACGTCCTCGATCCACTCCGCGCGGTGGCGGTGATCGAGGATTACAAGCCGCTCGACGTCGACTGCGCTGCCGTGAATCTCGCGCTGCTCGCTGGTGTTCGCGAGCGATATCCCGACTGGCAGCTACTCGTCGATGGCGATGGCGGCGACGAAAACCTCAAGGATTATCCGATCGAGGCGAATAGCGAGCTCACGATCCGGAGCGTCGTCAATAACCGCATGCTCTATCAGGAAGGGTGGGGAGTCGAATCGATCAAGCATTCGCTCACGTACTCCGGCGGTTATAGTCGTGGCTGCGTGCGGAGCTACGCATGTGCGCGTGCGTGTGGGTTCGAAGGGTTCAGTCCATACACCCGTCCGGCGGTCATTGCGGTTGCCGAAGCGATTCCGTTTGCCGAGTTGACGAAAGGCTCACACGAGCTGCTCTACGCGCTCAAGGGTGAAATCGTCTTTCGCGGCGTGCGGTCGGTGCTAGGGCTCGAGATGCCTGTCTTCGCGAAACGTCGCTTCCAGCATGGCTCGGTTTCGGCCGCACAAGCCGCGCGACTCTTCCCCGAGAACGAGATGCGCTATCGCTCGCATTTCGAGACCCTGCACCTTCACCGGACGACAGCAGCGCCGGTTGCGTCAGTGTGA